A single window of Oscillatoria sp. FACHB-1406 DNA harbors:
- a CDS encoding NAD(P)H-quinone oxidoreductase subunit N codes for MALLTTGKTFIRDLEQSGALATYMPLEGGFEGRYQRRLRAAGYVTLSLGARGLGDLAAYLTGIHGVRPPHLGKKNIGQEAMVGTRYYVPGIATSHLATLPPKSKGLVLWIIEGHILSRQEREYLTNLHKLEPRIKVVLEMGGERYFRWQPLQNTLMAA; via the coding sequence ATGGCACTGCTGACAACGGGCAAAACCTTTATCCGCGATCTCGAACAGTCGGGCGCGCTTGCTACTTATATGCCCTTAGAAGGGGGATTTGAAGGGCGCTATCAACGGCGCTTGCGAGCGGCAGGCTATGTCACCCTCTCGCTCGGGGCGCGTGGATTAGGCGACTTAGCTGCTTATCTCACCGGCATTCACGGCGTTCGTCCCCCCCACTTAGGCAAGAAAAATATCGGTCAAGAAGCGATGGTTGGAACCCGCTACTACGTGCCGGGAATCGCCACCTCCCATCTCGCCACCCTTCCTCCAAAATCGAAAGGGTTAGTCTTGTGGATTATCGAGGGACATATTCTTTCGCGCCAAGAACGGGAATATTTAACCAACTTGCACAAACTCGAACCGAGAATCAAGGTTGTCCTCGAAATGGGAGGAGAACGCTACTTCCGCTGGCAGCCCCTGCAAAATACTCTAATGGCTGCTTGA
- a CDS encoding L,D-transpeptidase yields the protein MTGWVKVGRCDRVRAIALAASSATCLMFCAQGQALAQATENLVNPTRSTSVEATPVAPAGNVAGETPIAPTGSNTGENPIAPAGNVVGETPVTPDKNAEANPNPSSTAQWPELPPLDAAAYLPDAKARVRLELRLGERRVYLYEDDKVTASYPVAIGKSSTPTPTGEYKVFQLIENPIWKNPWTGQVTAPGANSALGLRWIGFAQMSNGIIGFHGTPTVSSIGQAASNGCVRMHNEDVVALFSKVEMGTPVTVIR from the coding sequence ATGACAGGATGGGTCAAAGTAGGAAGATGCGATCGCGTTCGAGCTATTGCACTAGCCGCTTCGAGTGCGACTTGCTTAATGTTCTGCGCGCAAGGGCAAGCTTTGGCGCAAGCGACTGAGAATCTTGTGAATCCGACTCGCAGCACGAGCGTGGAGGCAACGCCTGTTGCTCCTGCTGGCAATGTTGCGGGCGAAACTCCTATTGCACCCACCGGAAGCAATACCGGCGAAAATCCTATTGCACCGGCTGGCAATGTTGTGGGCGAGACTCCCGTAACGCCAGATAAGAATGCTGAAGCCAACCCCAATCCGTCCAGTACAGCACAATGGCCGGAATTACCGCCGCTGGATGCTGCGGCTTATTTGCCGGATGCTAAGGCGAGAGTCCGTCTGGAACTGCGCTTAGGAGAACGCCGCGTCTATCTCTACGAAGACGATAAAGTTACGGCGAGTTATCCGGTTGCGATCGGCAAGTCGAGTACCCCCACTCCGACGGGCGAATATAAAGTTTTTCAACTCATTGAAAATCCGATTTGGAAGAATCCTTGGACCGGACAAGTGACTGCACCGGGGGCCAATAGTGCTTTAGGATTGCGCTGGATTGGCTTCGCACAAATGTCGAATGGGATTATTGGTTTCCACGGTACGCCGACAGTTTCTTCTATCGGTCAGGCGGCTTCTAATGGTTGCGTGCGAATGCACAATGAAGATGTTGTCGCTTTGTTTTCCAAGGTGGAAATGGGAACGCCGGTTACGGTGATTCGCTAG
- a CDS encoding PPC domain-containing protein encodes MTHSFARRCSFAWFIGAVLCAGIDAAPSAAQLYNPSSVPAGNEISDTLTDKDIPTGEGGFARDYKVKLESNDQVAIDLTSEEFDAIVKLIASDGSTVAENDDGPDGSTNSLLFARITETGDYIIRVRAFGETGSGKFKLKVTRLRPI; translated from the coding sequence ATGACCCACTCTTTTGCTCGTCGTTGCTCGTTTGCTTGGTTTATTGGTGCGGTACTATGCGCGGGAATTGATGCCGCACCGAGCGCCGCTCAACTCTACAATCCTTCTAGCGTACCTGCTGGCAATGAAATTTCCGATACTCTCACCGATAAAGATATTCCGACGGGAGAAGGTGGGTTTGCCCGAGATTATAAGGTTAAACTCGAAAGCAACGATCAAGTCGCGATCGACCTCACTTCGGAAGAATTCGATGCCATTGTCAAACTGATCGCCTCGGATGGTTCTACCGTTGCCGAAAACGACGACGGCCCGGACGGTTCGACCAATTCCCTGCTTTTCGCTCGCATTACCGAAACCGGAGATTATATCATTCGCGTGCGAGCATTTGGGGAAACCGGCAGCGGCAAGTTTAAGCTCAAAGTTACGCGCTTGCGACCTATTTAG
- a CDS encoding biopolymer transporter ExbD, with the protein MRLPEEEETPLTINIVPMIDVIFAILTFFMVSSLFLTRSQGFEVNLPGALTAVRQDEIEVTVSVNANGAIAANRQPATLATLETLVRQQLGTQPNPLIVLKADTRVNHGQVVAVMDRLRRIEGAKLAIAVED; encoded by the coding sequence ATGCGCCTGCCGGAGGAAGAAGAAACGCCGTTAACCATCAACATCGTACCGATGATTGATGTCATCTTTGCGATTTTGACCTTTTTTATGGTCTCGAGCTTATTTTTAACGCGATCGCAAGGATTTGAAGTCAATCTTCCCGGTGCGCTTACCGCTGTAAGACAAGACGAGATCGAGGTTACGGTGTCCGTTAATGCTAACGGCGCGATCGCGGCAAACCGACAGCCCGCCACCCTCGCAACCCTCGAAACCCTCGTTCGCCAACAACTTGGCACCCAACCCAACCCTTTAATCGTACTGAAAGCCGATACCCGCGTCAATCACGGTCAAGTCGTCGCTGTCATGGATCGCTTACGGCGCATCGAAGGGGCAAAACTCGCGATCGCAGTTGAAGATTGA